From Bombyx mori chromosome 3, ASM3026992v2, the proteins below share one genomic window:
- the LOC101738481 gene encoding PAT complex subunit CCDC47 has translation MRITFLLIGFLCGIQFVYGFEDTTLEDDDFAEFEQFDAEDDTPVNDYTEEVPDVLSQKVKPPPKEFEAVVEIEDEIILEDEDNEFEHFQDPEEFEGFQETTPRTMEQPKITISKVPITARPRWDAYWLEGILCCLLASYALAYAIGRAKNTSIAVNFLKLHKPLLEENFTLVGETGAEVVSGADERGWRREAEHCFTMWCSGRSCCEGMLLTLKLIKRQDLVHVLLGVVRPNPDTLQIRIELGKDDMDPFVFCIAQKKIAAKLAREMHDLSVYCGERRAGERLGVPGALSVVAECAEPGAALLDARVCAALQLHHRHLLYLHLSDKYAGPKHLEETASTKPPETERVMLVSLALGPDGGGDELRPLLQLVFYILDKLKRFKLSKEALAKCEKRRQKVAEAWLRGAHAARQEQAALRREEKRKQEKERILAEDDPEKQRRWELKEQKRQQKRKTPKMKQLKVKAL, from the exons ATGCGGATAACATTTCTATTGATTGGATTTCTCTGCGGAATACAGTTTGTTTATGGTTTTGAAGACACTACTCTGGAAGATGATGATTTTGCTGAATTTGAACAGTTTGATGCTGAAGATGATACACCCGTCAATG aTTATACAGAAGAAGTACCTGATGTGTTGTCACAAAAAGTGAAACCACCACCTAAAGAATTTGAGGCTGTAGTTGAAATTGAAGACGAAATAATATTAGAG gATGAGGACAATGAATTTGAGCATTTCCAAGACCCTGAGGAGTTTGAAGGGTTCCAGGAAACCACTCCTCGTACAATGGAACAACCAAAGATTACTATTTCTAAG GTTCCTATAACGGCTCGACCTCGCTGGGATGCGTACTGGCTGGAGGGCATACTCTGCTGTCTGCTGGCGTCGTACGCGCTCGCCTATGCCATTGGTCGCGCCAAGAACACGTCTATAGCCGTGAACTTTCTGAAGCTACACAAACCGCTTCTGGAGGAGAATTTCACTCTAGTCG gCGAGACTGGCGCGGAGGTGGTGAGCGGCGCGGACGAGCGCGGCTGGAGGCGCGAGGCGGAGCACTGCTTCACGATGTGGTGCAGCGGCCGCAGCTGCTGCGAGGGCATGCTGCTCACGCTCAAACTCATCAAG CGGCAAGACCTCGTCCACGTGCTGCTGGGCGTGGTGCGGCCCAACCCGGACACGCTGCAGATCCGCATAGAGCTCGGCAAAGACGATATGGATCCCTTCGTGTTCTGTATCGCTCAGAAGAAGATAGCCGCGAAACTCGCCAGGGAAATGCACGATTTG AGCGTGTACTGCGGCGAGCGGCGCGCGGGCGAGCGGCTGGGCGTGCCGGGCGCGCTGAGCGTGGTGGCGGAGTGCGCGGAGCCGGGCGCGGCGCTGCTGGACGCGCGCGTGTGCGCCGCGCTGCAGCTGCACCACCGACACCTGCTCTACCTGCACCTCTCCGACAAGTACGCCGGGCCCAAGCACCTCGA GGAGACGGCATCAACGAAGCCCCCGGAGACGGAGCGCGTGATGCTGGTGAGCCTGGCGCTGGGCCCGGACGGCGGCGGGGACGAGCTCCGCCCGCTGCTGCAGCTCGTCTTCTACATCCTCGACAAGCTCAAGAGGTTCAAGCTCAGCAAAGAG GCGTTGGCTAAGTGCGAGAAGCGTCGTCAGAAGGTGGCGGAGGCCTGGCTCCGGGGGGCGCACGCTGCCAGACAAGAGCAGGCCGCTCTAAGGCGGGAGGAAAAACGGAAACAAGAGAAGGAACGCATACTCGCA GAAGACGACCCAGAGAAACAGCGTCGTTGGGAATTAAAAGAGCAAAAGCGCCAGCAGAAACGAAAAACTCCCAAAATGAAACAATTGAAAGTGAAGGCGCTGTGA
- the LOC101738609 gene encoding uncharacterized protein LOC101738609 isoform X2, whose translation MKCNDFEKSSRHMNLENLDKALHDLGMLSAITEARREYLRETKSNYSVMRLNTRYVSNVTVGYCMKRATNKNRLCPYVVPIRHRTKSENSDALANDPSDNGCEFKSSMFEPSTSSYIHDCIKSPAKRCQSLENLNLAVEPPINAETSPEMDCVSTRIQKLQVDE comes from the exons ATGAAATGCAATGATTTTGAGAAAAGC TCTCGCCACATGAATCTTGAAAATTTAGATAAAGCTTTACATGATTTAGGCATGCTGAGTGCAATAACTGAAGCGAGGCGTGAATATTTACGTGAAACGAAGTCTAACTACAGTGTAATGCGGTTGAACACGCGCTATGTATCAAACGTCACAGTCGGATACTGCATGAAAAGAGCGACGAATAAAAACAGACTGTGTCCTTACGTAGTGCCCATTAGGCACAGAACCAAGAGTGAGAACTCTGATGCGCTCGCCAATGACCCGAGTGATAATGGATGCGAATTCAAAAGCAGTATGTTTGAGCCATCAACCAGTAGCTACATCCATGACTGCATAAAAAGTCCAGCGAAAAGATGCCAGTCCCTCGAGAACCTCAATCTAGCAGTCGAACCACCGATAAACGCGGAAACATCCCCCGAAATGGATTGTGTCTCGACACGAATACAAAAACTACAAGTTGATGAATGA
- the LOC101738609 gene encoding uncharacterized protein LOC101738609 isoform X1, whose translation MKCNDFEKSKSRHMNLENLDKALHDLGMLSAITEARREYLRETKSNYSVMRLNTRYVSNVTVGYCMKRATNKNRLCPYVVPIRHRTKSENSDALANDPSDNGCEFKSSMFEPSTSSYIHDCIKSPAKRCQSLENLNLAVEPPINAETSPEMDCVSTRIQKLQVDE comes from the exons ATGAAATGCAATGATTTTGAGAAAAGC AAGTCTCGCCACATGAATCTTGAAAATTTAGATAAAGCTTTACATGATTTAGGCATGCTGAGTGCAATAACTGAAGCGAGGCGTGAATATTTACGTGAAACGAAGTCTAACTACAGTGTAATGCGGTTGAACACGCGCTATGTATCAAACGTCACAGTCGGATACTGCATGAAAAGAGCGACGAATAAAAACAGACTGTGTCCTTACGTAGTGCCCATTAGGCACAGAACCAAGAGTGAGAACTCTGATGCGCTCGCCAATGACCCGAGTGATAATGGATGCGAATTCAAAAGCAGTATGTTTGAGCCATCAACCAGTAGCTACATCCATGACTGCATAAAAAGTCCAGCGAAAAGATGCCAGTCCCTCGAGAACCTCAATCTAGCAGTCGAACCACCGATAAACGCGGAAACATCCCCCGAAATGGATTGTGTCTCGACACGAATACAAAAACTACAAGTTGATGAATGA
- the LOC101738343 gene encoding lysozyme, whose product MASAVIRFCALLLVAGVCFADVSELPPVTEVCLGCICQAISGCKQGLQCEGETCGLFRITWGYWADAGKPTINGLSPDAPDAYSSCTVDPYCAAQTVQNYMKRFGQDCNGDGVVNCYDYMAIHKKGGYGCTGELPFNYVNVFNQCINVFAQYRS is encoded by the exons ATGGCTTCGGCTGTGATCAGGTTTTGTGCGTTGCTGTTGGTTGCCGGAGTCTGTTTCGCCGATGTTT CGGAACTCCCCCCTGTGACGGAAGTGTGTCTCGGCTGCATTTGCCAGGCTATCTCTGGATGCAAGCAAGGTCTGCAGTGCGAGGGTGAGACGTGCGGCCTCTTCCGCATCACATGGGGCTACTGGGCTGATGCCGGAAAACCCACCATCAATGGTCTCTCACCTGACGCTCCGGATG ccTACTCTAGCTGCACTGTAGACCCGTACTGCGCCGCGCAGACCGTCCAAAACTACATGAAAAGATTTGGCCAG gaCTGCAACGGCGACGGAGTGGTCAACTGCTATGACTACATGGCGATCCACAAGAAGGGAGGCTACGGGTGCACCGGCGAACTTCCTTTTAACTATGTAAACGTGTTTAACCAGTGCATCAATGTCTTCGCGCAGTACCGATCTTAA